The stretch of DNA GTAGCGCTGCTATGATGGCCAAAATGAGCCTCGTCAGAACGCATAACTGACTATTTTCGCTTCCAAAGCACCACCTCCAAACAGCCACTTAGGTCATAACCTCAAACCAAACTGCCTCTTGGTTGAGGGGGTCCCCATTGTAGTTGACCTTAATTTCTGCGCCTGCTTCGATATCCACCAGCGCATAAAAACGCATCATTTTTTCTTCAAAATCGGGACGATATTCTGCATTGGGTTGATAGGAATGGTTGTAAATAGAACCATAGCCCAACAGTAGGGCACATTCCTCATCGTCTTCCCCCCACATGAA from Saprospiraceae bacterium encodes:
- a CDS encoding SET domain-containing protein, producing the protein MQRIPSLFIAPSPLGGRGVFTNGFIEEGSIIEICPVLVLPGKEKKLLDKSLLYNYYFMWGEDDEECALLLGYGSIYNHSYQPNAEYRPDFEEKMMRFYALVDIEAGAEIKVNYNGDPLNQEAVWFEVMT